The following DNA comes from Cytophagales bacterium.
TTTCGGAAAAATTTTACGGCGTTTATTGCGCCTTTTCTGGGGGATCCAACGGGGGTTCAACCCCCTTGGCAAGATGTTTTCTGCATAGCAAAAACGTATCTTGCTACTCTGGTGTTTTTAACGGCCACTGTACTTAACGGGTTTCACTCTATGAACCGAATTTGACCCTCTCATTGCTAGCCAAAAAAAGATGACCATCAGCATGATCCGCAAGCGGCAGTTCATTCCAAAAGCCCATGACTTTTTTAAAGACCAAACCGTTCCGAAATCTCTGGCATCGATAAGGCTCGATGCATTTCATTTATGTCATTGAAGCCTTTATACTTATGATTTTGTGGCTTGATAGAAATTGAGGCCTTCTGGAACTCGCCGGTCAATTTATCAAGAGCCTGCCGTCCTCCAAGATCATTATCAAACCATGTTTGTACCTTTTGGTAATCGTTGGCTTTCATAAGACGTACGGCTTCGTTGATCATCGTTGCGCCGTTTAAAATAATTGCATCTGATTGGGGTTTTTCCTTTTGATAAATTGCCAGCAAAGACAGAAAATCATAATGGCCTTCAATCATTTGCAGATTGCCATTTGAATTGCTTCCCTTAACGAAGGTGATCCCGCGCTTGCCAATCAAGCCTTTGAAATATTTGTTTCGGATTTCATAGCCATCCTCATCGTTTCGCATGCCGAGTGCATAGCCAGTTGTGAAGGTTTCTTCATGTTTATAATGAACTTGTTTAAGATATTTCTGTGCCAGGCTAAATGGTATCTTTCTTTCATTCAAAAAGTTGTGAAGGGCAGGGAGCTCAATAGACTTTACAAGCTGTAACTTCATGGGGTTACCTTTCTTCTTGATAGATCGATTTCTTGATGACTCTTTTTGAGAGATATTACCTTGAAAAAGAGTTTTTAATTGTTCTAGTGCGCCACTAACATCAGTGTGGTAAAAGCGCATAACGTACGCGATTACATTTCCACCAGCACATTTCTGTTCGGCTCCACCAACCTCTCCAAAGTCACACCAAAGGTTTCGATTAAGGTCAACAGAAAATGAAGGCGTACGTTCCTGACGAAATGGAGAAATATACCAAAACTCCGTTCCACCTTTTTTCACGTCAAGTGGCTCGAATCCTTGCCTTGTAAGTACCTCATCTAATCGAATAGATTTTGCTTGCTCGATATTCACCGAACCCCCGTGAGTTTATTTTCAATTAATGGTTTGTTTGAAAAATTATATGTAACTTATTGATAGAATTAAAGATCTCTCAATTATGGCACGACCAAGACCCGAAAATGGCCCTTCAACAACAGGAAATGAGTCAGGAAAAGGCAGAGGAAACAATCCTACGAGACCTGGAAAAACACCCCCACCGTCGCCAAAGACGAAATAGGCTATTCAGAGATATTCATATTTTCTAAATCTCGGCTTTGATGCCAAAAACGCCTGATGACTATA
Coding sequences within:
- a CDS encoding toprim domain-containing protein — translated: MNIEQAKSIRLDEVLTRQGFEPLDVKKGGTEFWYISPFRQERTPSFSVDLNRNLWCDFGEVGGAEQKCAGGNVIAYVMRFYHTDVSGALEQLKTLFQGNISQKESSRNRSIKKKGNPMKLQLVKSIELPALHNFLNERKIPFSLAQKYLKQVHYKHEETFTTGYALGMRNDEDGYEIRNKYFKGLIGKRGITFVKGSNSNGNLQMIEGHYDFLSLLAIYQKEKPQSDAIILNGATMINEAVRLMKANDYQKVQTWFDNDLGGRQALDKLTGEFQKASISIKPQNHKYKGFNDINEMHRALSMPEISERFGL